In a genomic window of Streptomyces koelreuteriae:
- a CDS encoding MerR family transcriptional regulator has translation MDDKHMQIGEVAARTELSLRTIRHYEETGLVVPSARSQGGFRLYTERDVERLMVIRRMKPLGFTLDEMRELLAATDRLDSADELRASDREELLERVRGFEQAAQRRVEDLRTQLERAEDFAATLRDRLGGASEPGSATAR, from the coding sequence GTGGACGACAAGCACATGCAGATCGGCGAGGTCGCGGCGCGCACCGAGCTGTCCCTGCGCACCATCCGGCACTACGAGGAGACCGGACTCGTGGTCCCCTCGGCCCGCTCCCAGGGCGGCTTCCGCCTCTACACCGAGCGGGACGTCGAGCGGCTGATGGTCATCCGCCGGATGAAGCCGCTCGGGTTCACGCTCGACGAGATGCGTGAACTGCTCGCGGCGACCGACCGCCTCGATTCCGCCGACGAACTGCGCGCTTCCGACCGGGAGGAACTCCTGGAGCGGGTACGCGGTTTCGAACAGGCGGCGCAGCGGCGAGTCGAGGACCTGCGTACGCAGCTGGAGCGCGCCGAGGACTTCGCCGCAACTCTTCGCGACCGGCTGGGCGGCGCGAGCGAGCCGGGTTCCGCCACGGCACGCTGA
- a CDS encoding SulP family inorganic anion transporter — protein sequence MSSSVLSPAARLRGLEPDWLRDPKVWRTEVLGGLVVALALIPEAISFSIIAGVDPAIGLFASFTMAVTIAIVGGRRAMISAATGAVALVIAPLNREHGFGYLVAAVILAGVFQIVLGALGVAKLMRFVPRSVMVGFVNSLAILIFMAQVPEMTDVPWPVYPLLAAGLALLVFLPKVTTVVPAPLVSIVVLTVVTVAAGIAVPTVGDKGELPSSLPVPGLPDVPFTPDTLTTIAPYALAMALVGLMESLMTAKLVDEITDTHSSKTRESVGQGVANIVTGFFGGMGGCAMIGQTMINVRVSGARTRMSTFLAGAFLMVLCIVFGPVVSDIPMAALVAVMVMVCFATFDWHSIAPKTLKRMPAGEITVMAVTVACVVATHNLAIGVVVGSVTAMVVFAKRVAHLADVTAVTDRDGTTVVYRVTGELFFASSNDLVGRFDYAADPDRVVIDFSAAHVWDASSVAALDAIETKYAQRGKTVEITGLNEPSARIHGTLSGELTGSN from the coding sequence TTGTCTTCCTCCGTACTGTCTCCCGCCGCACGGCTGCGCGGCCTCGAGCCCGACTGGCTGCGTGATCCGAAGGTCTGGCGCACCGAGGTGCTGGGCGGGCTCGTGGTCGCTCTCGCGCTGATCCCGGAGGCGATCTCCTTCTCGATCATCGCCGGGGTCGACCCGGCGATCGGCCTGTTCGCCTCCTTCACCATGGCCGTGACCATCGCGATCGTCGGCGGACGACGGGCGATGATCTCCGCGGCCACCGGTGCCGTCGCCCTCGTGATCGCTCCGCTGAACCGCGAGCACGGTTTCGGCTATCTGGTCGCCGCCGTGATCCTGGCCGGCGTGTTCCAGATCGTCCTCGGCGCGCTCGGCGTGGCGAAGCTGATGCGGTTCGTGCCGCGCAGCGTGATGGTCGGCTTCGTCAACTCCCTCGCCATCCTCATCTTCATGGCGCAGGTACCGGAGATGACGGACGTGCCCTGGCCGGTCTATCCGCTGCTCGCGGCCGGGCTGGCGCTGCTGGTGTTCCTCCCGAAGGTCACCACCGTGGTCCCGGCGCCGCTGGTGTCGATCGTCGTCCTGACCGTCGTCACGGTCGCGGCCGGGATCGCCGTGCCGACCGTCGGTGACAAGGGCGAGCTGCCGTCCTCCCTGCCCGTGCCGGGGCTGCCGGACGTGCCGTTCACGCCGGACACCCTGACGACCATCGCGCCGTACGCGCTCGCCATGGCCCTGGTCGGCCTCATGGAGTCGCTGATGACCGCCAAGCTCGTCGACGAGATCACCGACACCCACTCCTCCAAGACCCGCGAGTCCGTCGGGCAGGGCGTCGCCAACATCGTCACGGGGTTCTTCGGCGGCATGGGCGGCTGCGCCATGATCGGCCAGACGATGATCAACGTGCGGGTCTCCGGCGCCCGTACGCGGATGTCGACGTTCCTGGCGGGCGCGTTCCTGATGGTGCTGTGCATCGTCTTCGGGCCGGTCGTCTCCGACATTCCCATGGCCGCCCTGGTGGCGGTGATGGTCATGGTGTGCTTCGCGACCTTCGACTGGCACTCCATCGCGCCGAAGACGCTGAAGCGCATGCCCGCCGGGGAGATCACCGTCATGGCGGTCACCGTCGCCTGCGTGGTCGCCACCCACAACCTCGCCATCGGCGTGGTCGTCGGCTCGGTCACCGCCATGGTCGTCTTCGCCAAGCGGGTCGCCCACCTCGCCGACGTCACCGCTGTCACCGACCGCGACGGCACCACGGTCGTCTACCGGGTGACGGGAGAGCTGTTCTTCGCCTCCTCCAACGACCTCGTCGGCCGGTTCGACTACGCCGCCGACCCCGACCGGGTCGTCATCGACTTCTCCGCCGCACACGTCTGGGACGCCTCCTCCGTGGCCGCCCTGGACGCCATCGAGACCAAGTACGCCCAGCGCGGCAAGACCGTCGAGATCACCGGCCTGAACGAGCCCAGCGCCCGGATCCACGGAACCCTCAGCGGCGAACTCACCGGCAGCAACTGA
- a CDS encoding NAD-dependent epimerase/dehydratase family protein — MRVLVSGGAGFIGSQVVDVLRARGHEPVVFDVREDPGADVRDRDAVLRALSGVDAVCHQAAMVGLGTGFADAADYVSHNDLGTAVLLTAMAEQGVRRLVLAGSMVVYGEGRYTCGRHGVVRPGPRAATDLAAGRFEPTCPMCGEELTPGLVGEDAPVDPRNVYATTKLTQEHLAAAWARSTGGAAVSLRYHNVYGPGMPRDTPYAGVASFFRSALARGEAPRVFEDGRQRRDFVHVRDVAIANAVALEAETAPGVLTAYNTGSGDPHTVGDMARALASAYGGPEPVVTGEFRLGDVRHITADSSRLRAELGWKPEVGFDEGMREFAGSALRDS, encoded by the coding sequence ATGCGTGTACTGGTCTCCGGCGGTGCCGGGTTCATCGGGTCCCAGGTCGTCGACGTGCTTCGGGCGCGCGGGCATGAGCCCGTCGTGTTCGACGTGCGCGAGGACCCGGGCGCGGACGTACGGGACCGGGACGCGGTGCTGCGTGCGCTGTCCGGTGTGGACGCCGTGTGTCATCAGGCCGCGATGGTGGGGCTGGGCACCGGGTTCGCCGATGCGGCGGACTACGTCTCCCACAACGACCTCGGGACCGCCGTGCTGCTGACGGCCATGGCCGAACAGGGCGTGCGGCGACTGGTGCTGGCCGGGTCGATGGTGGTCTACGGGGAGGGTCGGTACACCTGCGGACGTCACGGGGTGGTGCGGCCGGGGCCCCGGGCCGCCACCGACCTCGCGGCCGGACGATTCGAGCCGACGTGTCCGATGTGCGGGGAGGAGCTGACGCCGGGGCTGGTCGGTGAGGACGCGCCCGTCGATCCGCGGAACGTGTACGCGACGACCAAGCTCACTCAGGAGCATCTGGCTGCCGCTTGGGCACGCTCGACGGGCGGGGCGGCGGTGTCGTTGCGGTATCACAACGTGTACGGGCCCGGGATGCCCCGGGACACGCCGTACGCCGGTGTCGCCTCCTTCTTCCGTTCGGCGCTCGCCCGGGGCGAGGCTCCGCGGGTGTTCGAGGACGGACGGCAGCGGCGGGACTTCGTGCACGTCCGGGACGTGGCGATCGCCAACGCGGTGGCGTTGGAGGCGGAGACCGCCCCGGGTGTGCTCACGGCGTACAACACCGGCAGCGGCGACCCGCACACCGTCGGGGACATGGCGCGGGCGCTGGCCTCGGCGTACGGCGGGCCCGAGCCGGTCGTGACCGGCGAGTTCCGGCTCGGGGACGTCCGGCACATCACGGCTGACTCGTCCCGGCTGCGGGCGGAGCTGGGGTGGAAGCCGGAGGTCGGGTTCGACGAGGGCATGCGGGAGTTCGCGGGTTCGGCCCTGCGTGACTCGTAG
- a CDS encoding sensor histidine kinase: MNDTLLIALYALLGAGVAGLLGAGTLWLLRRRSLTASLTVVAAVAVTAMLAGTLVVAWAMFLSAHDLTVVTTVVAMAAVVSLATALLLGRWVVARSRELALAARSFGDGGDFNAPRGPATAELADVSRELEATSAKLAESRERERALETSRRELVAWISHDLRTPLAGLRAMSEALEDGVAADPDRYLKQMRTEVERLNDMVGDLFELSRIHAGTLALSPSRMSVYDLVGDALAGAYPLAHEHGVRLLGDRVEPVPVEVDGKEMSRVLGNLLVNAIRRTPADGTVMVAAERLPDGVVLSVTDGCGGIPEEDLPRVFDTGWRGSHARTPPAGAGLGLAIVRGIVEAHQGRATVRNIPGGCRFEVVLPAAAS; encoded by the coding sequence GTGAACGACACCCTCCTCATCGCGCTGTACGCCCTGCTCGGTGCCGGCGTCGCCGGGCTGCTCGGCGCCGGGACACTGTGGCTGCTGCGCCGCCGGTCGCTGACCGCGTCGCTCACCGTCGTGGCGGCGGTGGCCGTGACCGCGATGCTCGCGGGCACGCTCGTCGTGGCATGGGCGATGTTCCTGTCCGCGCACGACCTGACCGTGGTCACGACCGTCGTCGCGATGGCGGCCGTCGTCTCGCTGGCCACCGCGTTGCTGCTGGGCCGCTGGGTGGTCGCCCGCAGCCGCGAACTCGCCCTCGCCGCACGCTCCTTCGGCGACGGCGGCGACTTCAACGCGCCCCGAGGTCCCGCCACCGCCGAACTCGCCGACGTCAGCCGCGAACTGGAGGCCACGAGCGCGAAGCTCGCCGAGTCCCGGGAGCGTGAGCGCGCCCTGGAGACCTCCCGCCGTGAGCTGGTCGCCTGGATCTCGCACGACCTGCGCACCCCGCTGGCCGGTCTGCGCGCGATGTCCGAGGCGCTGGAGGACGGCGTCGCCGCCGACCCCGACCGCTATCTGAAGCAGATGCGCACCGAGGTCGAACGCCTCAACGACATGGTTGGCGACCTCTTCGAACTCTCCCGCATCCACGCCGGAACCCTGGCCCTGTCGCCCTCCCGGATGTCCGTCTACGACCTGGTCGGCGACGCTCTCGCCGGGGCGTATCCGCTGGCCCACGAACACGGGGTGCGACTGCTCGGGGACCGCGTCGAGCCGGTGCCGGTGGAAGTGGACGGCAAGGAGATGAGCCGAGTGCTGGGCAATCTCCTGGTCAACGCGATCCGGCGCACTCCGGCGGACGGAACCGTCATGGTGGCCGCCGAACGCCTGCCCGACGGCGTCGTGCTGTCCGTCACCGACGGCTGCGGCGGCATCCCCGAGGAGGACCTGCCCCGCGTGTTCGACACCGGCTGGCGCGGCTCCCACGCCCGGACCCCGCCCGCCGGTGCCGGTCTGGGCCTGGCCATCGTCCGCGGCATCGTGGAGGCGCACCAGGGTCGGGCCACCGTCCGCAATATCCCCGGCGGCTGCCGCTTTGAGGTGGTGCTGCCCGCTGCCGCTTCCTGA
- a CDS encoding response regulator transcription factor: protein MDKQPAEPVAAGRASGAGRVLVVDDDPTVAEVVSGYLDRAGYAVDRAGDGPSALAGAAAHWPDLVVLDLMLPGMDGLEVCRRLRGLGPVPVIMLTARGDEDDRIMGLEVGADDYVTKPFSPRELVLRVESVLRRARPLAGTPPLSAAGLTVDPAARRAAKNGVELALTLREFDLLAFLLRHPGRAYSREDLMREVWGWDFGDLSTVTVHVRRLRGKVEDDPARPRLIQTVWGVGYRFDPDGEEPGP from the coding sequence ATGGACAAGCAACCTGCGGAGCCGGTGGCGGCCGGCCGGGCGTCCGGGGCCGGTCGGGTCCTGGTCGTCGACGACGATCCCACGGTCGCGGAGGTCGTCTCGGGCTACCTCGACCGCGCCGGATACGCGGTGGACCGGGCCGGGGACGGGCCGAGCGCACTGGCCGGCGCCGCCGCGCACTGGCCGGACCTGGTGGTGCTCGATCTGATGCTGCCCGGCATGGACGGCCTGGAGGTGTGCCGCCGGCTGCGCGGCCTCGGGCCCGTCCCGGTCATCATGCTCACCGCCCGCGGGGATGAGGACGATCGCATCATGGGCCTGGAAGTGGGCGCGGACGACTACGTCACCAAGCCGTTCAGTCCCCGCGAGCTGGTGCTGCGGGTGGAGTCGGTGCTGCGCCGGGCGCGGCCCCTCGCCGGCACGCCTCCCCTGAGCGCGGCCGGACTCACCGTCGACCCCGCCGCCCGCCGCGCCGCCAAGAACGGCGTCGAACTCGCCCTCACCCTGCGTGAGTTCGACCTGCTCGCGTTCCTCCTGCGGCATCCGGGCCGGGCGTACAGCCGCGAGGACCTGATGCGCGAGGTGTGGGGCTGGGACTTCGGCGATCTGTCGACCGTCACGGTCCATGTCCGCCGGCTGCGCGGCAAGGTCGAGGACGACCCGGCCCGGCCCCGCCTGATCCAGACCGTGTGGGGCGTGGGCTACCGCTTCGACCCCGACGGAGAGGAGCCCGGACCGTGA
- a CDS encoding glycosyltransferase family 2 protein yields the protein MTSPAPEDVDVVLPCLNEAEALPWVLDRVPPGWRALVVDNGSTDGSGDIARALGATVVDEPRRGFGAACHAGLTAATAGIVCFCDCDASLDPALLVPFVREVRDGSADLVLGRRRPQGRGAWPAHARAGNLALSLMLRRRTGLRLHDLGPLRAARRASLLALDLTDRRSGYPLQMVVRAADADWHITEHDVPYLPRSGASKVTGTWRGTWQAVRDMSRVLAEAPAPPETAAAPSRGGSRR from the coding sequence ATGACCTCTCCCGCACCCGAGGACGTCGATGTCGTCCTCCCCTGTCTGAACGAGGCCGAAGCCCTGCCCTGGGTGCTCGACCGCGTCCCTCCCGGCTGGCGTGCCCTCGTCGTGGACAACGGGTCCACCGACGGCTCGGGCGACATCGCCCGCGCACTCGGCGCGACCGTCGTCGACGAGCCTCGCCGCGGCTTCGGCGCCGCCTGCCATGCGGGACTGACCGCCGCCACGGCCGGCATCGTGTGCTTCTGCGACTGCGACGCCTCCCTGGATCCGGCCCTGCTCGTGCCCTTCGTACGCGAGGTGCGCGACGGCTCGGCCGACCTGGTCCTCGGGCGGCGCCGGCCCCAGGGCAGGGGTGCCTGGCCCGCACACGCCCGGGCCGGCAATCTCGCGCTCTCCCTGATGCTGCGCCGCCGCACCGGCCTTCGGCTGCACGACCTCGGGCCGCTGCGCGCCGCCCGCCGCGCGTCACTGCTCGCCCTGGACCTCACCGACCGGCGCAGCGGCTACCCCCTGCAGATGGTCGTGCGCGCCGCCGACGCGGACTGGCACATCACCGAGCACGACGTCCCCTACCTGCCGCGCAGCGGTGCCTCGAAGGTGACCGGCACCTGGCGCGGCACGTGGCAGGCGGTACGGGACATGAGCCGCGTCCTGGCCGAGGCACCGGCCCCGCCGGAGACGGCCGCGGCGCCCTCACGAGGAGGCAGCCGTCGATGA
- a CDS encoding TIGR04282 family arsenosugar biosynthesis glycosyltransferase has translation MTTLLVIAKEPLPGRVKTRLCPPFTPEEAATLAEAALADTLCAVAAAPARRRILVLEGEAGPWLPPGFDVVAQCAGGLDARLAAAFAGCDGPALLIGMDTPQVTPGLLAVDFDGYDACFGAAEDGGFWALGLAVPDPELVREVPMSTPTTGAVQRSRLLAAGLHVRELPCLRDVDTAADAEAVAAAAPHGRFAAELARLRDGDGR, from the coding sequence ATGACCACTCTGCTCGTCATCGCCAAGGAGCCTCTCCCGGGACGGGTGAAGACCCGGCTCTGTCCGCCGTTCACGCCGGAGGAGGCGGCGACGCTGGCCGAGGCGGCCCTCGCCGACACCCTGTGCGCGGTGGCCGCGGCGCCCGCGCGGCGCCGGATCCTGGTCCTGGAGGGAGAGGCCGGGCCCTGGCTGCCGCCCGGCTTCGACGTCGTGGCGCAGTGCGCGGGCGGCCTCGACGCCCGACTGGCCGCGGCCTTCGCCGGCTGCGACGGCCCGGCCCTGCTGATCGGAATGGACACCCCGCAGGTCACGCCGGGCCTGCTCGCCGTGGACTTCGACGGGTACGACGCCTGCTTCGGCGCCGCCGAGGACGGCGGCTTCTGGGCGCTCGGACTGGCCGTCCCGGATCCGGAGCTGGTGCGCGAGGTCCCGATGTCGACTCCCACGACCGGCGCTGTCCAGCGCTCCCGGCTCCTCGCCGCCGGACTGCACGTGCGTGAACTGCCGTGTCTGCGGGACGTGGACACCGCTGCGGACGCCGAAGCGGTAGCCGCCGCGGCGCCGCACGGTCGTTTCGCCGCCGAGCTGGCCCGGCTGCGGGACGGCGACGGCCGATGA
- a CDS encoding class I SAM-dependent methyltransferase — protein MSTVAMPGTAEHSWSADPYADALRAGRGPLFLRRSDGWLLPLEVERWCARADAVDREVLDRCEGAVLDVGCGPGRLVVELAARGRTALGIDVSSAAVAHTVGLGGPALLRSVFEPLPGEGRWGSALLVDGNLGIGGDPGALLERLTRLLAPGGLLIAETDPLDIDERASVRLVGVTGGTGGTGGTGGTGGAGSTGATGGTDGTGRPGDQGTCGTPFPWARLGTPALIRYARPLGWHTVAQWSAGGRCFLALRNRRTSSSAEPPKSTAVINSQRARKPSADRPVAAG, from the coding sequence ATGAGCACGGTTGCGATGCCGGGCACGGCGGAGCACAGCTGGTCCGCCGACCCCTACGCCGACGCCCTCCGGGCCGGCCGCGGGCCGCTCTTCCTGCGCCGCAGCGACGGATGGCTGCTGCCCCTGGAGGTGGAGCGGTGGTGTGCCCGCGCCGACGCCGTGGACCGGGAGGTGCTCGACCGGTGCGAGGGTGCCGTCCTCGACGTGGGGTGCGGGCCGGGGCGGCTGGTCGTGGAGTTGGCGGCACGGGGCCGGACAGCGCTCGGCATCGACGTCAGCTCCGCCGCGGTCGCCCACACCGTGGGGCTCGGCGGCCCGGCGCTGCTGCGTTCGGTCTTCGAACCGCTCCCGGGTGAGGGCCGCTGGGGCAGCGCCCTGCTCGTCGACGGGAATCTCGGTATCGGCGGTGACCCGGGTGCCCTGCTCGAACGGCTCACCCGGCTCCTCGCCCCCGGCGGCCTGCTCATCGCCGAGACGGATCCGCTGGACATCGACGAGCGGGCCAGCGTCCGCCTCGTCGGTGTCACTGGCGGAACCGGCGGTACCGGCGGGACCGGCGGGACCGGCGGAGCTGGCAGCACCGGCGCGACTGGCGGCACCGACGGCACCGGCCGCCCCGGCGATCAGGGCACCTGCGGCACCCCGTTCCCCTGGGCCCGGCTCGGCACGCCGGCGCTGATCCGCTACGCCCGCCCGCTGGGCTGGCACACCGTCGCTCAGTGGTCGGCCGGCGGCCGCTGCTTCCTCGCCCTGCGCAACCGCAGGACCAGCAGCAGCGCCGAGCCGCCGAAGAGCACGGCCGTGATCAACAGCCAGCGGGCGAGGAAGCCGTCGGCGGACAGGCCCGTCGCCGCCGGGTAG
- a CDS encoding molybdopterin-dependent oxidoreductase, translated as MRDDPRLPSSPGFWRSPLRGPWFTSVLGLVLLVGITLLFVTGLVSYAAYNPDLSPVNDKTPDKGILGFYLFAWPTNPHWLYRLNQGVHVTLGITLVPVLLAKLWSVVPKLFALPPARSLAHALERISLLLLVGGALFEFVTGVLNIQLDYVFPGSFYTLHFYGAWVFFAAFLAHVVLRAPAAVRNLRRMRDERGPQEESGAQPEFPLVSPRPAEPTVTRRGGLWLVGGGSLLLFGTTVGQSFDGPLRRTALLAPHGGADPGSGPNGFQINKTAASRGISATETSEAAWRLVVRGRSGTVRLSRAELLELPLHSAALPIACVEGWSTSDQWWRGVRLRDLAALVGYDADAAPDVFVESLQRSGAFRSAALRANQVRDPRSLLALDVNGEPLSPDHGHPARVIVPAAPGVLNTKWVARMTFGDL; from the coding sequence ATGCGAGACGACCCACGGCTTCCCTCCTCACCGGGCTTCTGGCGCAGCCCCCTGCGCGGCCCCTGGTTCACCTCGGTGCTGGGCCTCGTCCTGCTCGTCGGCATCACCCTGCTGTTCGTGACGGGACTGGTCTCGTACGCGGCCTACAACCCGGACCTGTCGCCGGTGAACGACAAGACACCGGACAAGGGGATCCTCGGCTTCTATCTGTTCGCCTGGCCCACGAACCCGCACTGGCTGTACCGGCTCAACCAGGGCGTCCACGTCACCCTCGGCATCACCCTGGTCCCCGTCCTGCTCGCCAAGCTGTGGTCGGTGGTGCCGAAGCTGTTCGCGCTGCCGCCGGCCCGCTCGCTCGCCCACGCCCTGGAGCGGATCTCGCTGCTCCTGCTGGTCGGCGGGGCGCTGTTCGAGTTCGTGACGGGCGTGCTCAACATCCAGCTCGACTACGTGTTTCCCGGCTCCTTCTACACGCTGCACTTCTACGGTGCCTGGGTGTTCTTCGCGGCGTTCCTCGCGCACGTGGTGCTGCGGGCGCCGGCCGCCGTACGCAATCTGCGACGTATGCGGGACGAGCGGGGACCGCAGGAGGAGTCCGGCGCGCAGCCCGAGTTCCCTCTCGTCTCTCCCCGGCCCGCGGAGCCCACCGTGACCCGGCGCGGCGGGCTGTGGCTGGTCGGGGGCGGTTCACTGCTGCTGTTCGGGACCACGGTGGGGCAGAGCTTCGACGGTCCGCTGCGGCGGACGGCCCTCCTCGCTCCGCACGGAGGCGCCGATCCGGGCAGCGGACCGAACGGCTTCCAGATCAACAAGACGGCCGCGTCCAGGGGCATCAGCGCGACGGAGACGAGTGAGGCGGCGTGGAGGCTGGTGGTCAGGGGCCGCTCCGGGACCGTCCGGCTGAGCCGGGCCGAGCTGCTGGAGCTCCCCCTGCACAGCGCGGCGTTGCCCATCGCCTGCGTGGAGGGCTGGTCGACCTCCGACCAGTGGTGGCGGGGCGTACGGCTGCGGGATCTCGCCGCCCTGGTCGGCTACGACGCGGACGCGGCGCCCGATGTGTTCGTGGAGTCCCTGCAGCGCAGCGGCGCCTTCCGCAGCGCGGCCCTGCGCGCCAACCAGGTCCGGGACCCGCGCTCCCTGCTGGCGCTGGACGTCAACGGCGAGCCCCTCAGTCCCGACCACGGGCATCCGGCCCGGGTCATCGTGCCCGCGGCGCCCGGTGTGCTCAACACCAAGTGGGTCGCCCGGATGACCTTCGGAGACCTGTGA
- a CDS encoding flavodoxin family protein, with protein sequence MAAQPASPTDAVHRYDDLTALYINCTLKPSPQLSHTQGLIDKSRAIMDGAGVTTDLIRAVDHDIAPGVHPDMTRYGFATDAWPELYERVMAADILVLAGPIWLGDNSSVTKQIVERLYACSSLLNSQGQYAYYGRVGGCLITGNEDGVKHCAMNLLYSLQHLGYTIPPQADAGWIGAAGPGPSYLDAGSGGPENDFTNRNTSFMTWNLMHLAALLKRAGGVPAHGNQRSEWDAGCRPGADNPEHR encoded by the coding sequence ATGGCAGCGCAGCCCGCCTCTCCCACCGATGCCGTGCACCGCTACGACGATCTGACCGCGCTCTACATCAACTGCACCCTCAAGCCGTCTCCGCAGCTCAGCCACACCCAGGGCCTGATCGACAAGAGCCGGGCCATCATGGACGGCGCGGGTGTGACCACGGACCTGATCCGCGCCGTCGACCACGACATCGCACCCGGTGTCCACCCGGACATGACCCGGTATGGCTTCGCCACCGACGCCTGGCCGGAGTTGTACGAGAGGGTGATGGCGGCGGACATCCTCGTCCTGGCCGGCCCCATCTGGCTGGGTGACAACAGTTCGGTGACCAAGCAGATCGTCGAGCGCCTCTACGCGTGCTCCTCCCTGCTGAACTCCCAGGGCCAGTACGCCTACTACGGTCGCGTCGGAGGCTGTCTGATCACCGGCAACGAGGACGGCGTGAAGCACTGCGCCATGAATCTCCTCTACAGCCTCCAGCACCTCGGGTACACGATCCCGCCCCAGGCGGACGCGGGCTGGATCGGTGCGGCCGGCCCGGGGCCGTCGTACCTCGACGCGGGCTCGGGCGGCCCGGAGAACGACTTCACCAACCGCAACACCAGCTTCATGACCTGGAACCTGATGCACCTCGCCGCCCTGCTGAAGCGCGCCGGGGGCGTTCCCGCCCACGGCAACCAACGCTCGGAGTGGGACGCGGGCTGCCGTCCGGGCGCGGACAACCCCGAACACCGCTGA
- a CDS encoding DUF4394 domain-containing protein, giving the protein MMRSAVVAVALAATTAAATPATAHAQGSWDGNGKRLLSVGLTTDQRLVGFDIHTPGDPWDLGRISGLSGDRRLIGIDFRVQNGKLYGVGNAGGIYTITSRAQAVKVSRLTVPLSGTNFGVDFNPAANRLRVISDTGQNLRHNIDDPSARFTTIADGALTNPTTPPTRARGVTGAAYTNNDLNAATATTLFDIDTVHDRVVVQSPANAGNLAPTGNLGFNAGPSAGFDIYYKKETGDNKGFAALSTSGRYRFYSVNVLNGDTDSLGAFPAGRQVFDIALPLDQN; this is encoded by the coding sequence ATGATGCGTAGCGCAGTTGTCGCTGTCGCCCTGGCCGCCACCACGGCCGCCGCCACCCCAGCCACCGCCCACGCCCAGGGCAGTTGGGACGGTAACGGAAAGCGCCTGCTCAGCGTCGGGCTGACCACGGACCAGCGCCTGGTCGGCTTCGACATCCACACCCCCGGCGACCCATGGGACCTGGGCCGGATCAGCGGCCTGTCCGGCGACAGAAGGCTGATCGGGATCGACTTCCGCGTGCAGAACGGCAAGCTCTACGGTGTCGGAAACGCCGGCGGCATCTACACCATCACCAGCAGGGCCCAGGCGGTGAAGGTCTCCCGGCTGACCGTCCCGCTGTCGGGCACGAACTTCGGAGTGGACTTCAACCCGGCCGCGAACCGGCTGAGGGTGATCAGCGACACCGGGCAGAACCTGCGGCACAACATCGACGACCCCTCCGCACGGTTCACCACCATCGCCGACGGCGCGCTGACCAACCCGACCACACCGCCGACCAGGGCACGGGGCGTGACCGGAGCGGCGTACACGAACAACGACCTCAACGCGGCGACCGCGACGACGCTGTTCGACATCGACACCGTCCACGACCGCGTCGTGGTGCAGTCCCCGGCGAACGCCGGCAACCTGGCCCCCACCGGCAACCTCGGCTTCAACGCCGGTCCCTCGGCCGGGTTCGACATCTACTACAAGAAGGAAACCGGGGACAACAAGGGCTTCGCCGCCCTGAGCACGTCGGGTCGATACCGCTTCTACAGCGTCAACGTCCTCAATGGCGACACCGACAGCCTCGGCGCCTTCCCCGCCGGCCGGCAGGTCTTCGACATCGCCCTGCCCCTCGACCAGAACTAG
- a CDS encoding ATP-binding protein, which produces MRTACGELVGSSACRFSSVRRNVRGRLERWGIGELADDAVLIVSELLANALRYGEPPVRLSLTLRGAGGGQRVRIGVTDAGTPFSSELVRAKWRHPSAYLSGGGRGLRLVDALACDWGDLPDGLGHTVWAELPCGTDE; this is translated from the coding sequence ATGAGAACGGCATGTGGGGAACTCGTCGGCTCGTCGGCCTGCCGCTTCAGTTCCGTGCGCAGGAATGTCCGCGGCCGGCTGGAGCGCTGGGGCATAGGCGAACTGGCTGATGACGCCGTACTCATCGTCAGTGAGTTGTTGGCCAACGCCTTGCGGTACGGAGAGCCGCCGGTCCGGCTGTCCCTCACTCTTCGGGGCGCGGGCGGAGGCCAGCGGGTCAGGATCGGGGTCACGGACGCCGGCACCCCGTTCAGTAGCGAACTGGTTCGGGCGAAGTGGAGGCATCCCTCGGCGTACCTGAGCGGGGGAGGGCGTGGACTCCGTCTCGTCGACGCGCTCGCCTGTGACTGGGGTGACCTGCCTGACGGCCTCGGCCACACGGTGTGGGCCGAGTTGCCGTGCGGCACCGATGAATGA